One window of the Runella slithyformis DSM 19594 genome contains the following:
- a CDS encoding helix-turn-helix transcriptional regulator: MRAPKINPELSKYAGVLSEHDKRAKEFLEKVGLPPQILEAQAAKVKAAELCETLKQHRQRHHLTQTELADKVGMQKEFISRIENGKVDVQLSTFLKIIESLGLKVMVTE, from the coding sequence ATGAGAGCACCCAAAATAAATCCCGAATTGAGTAAATACGCAGGTGTTTTGAGCGAACACGACAAACGTGCAAAAGAGTTTTTAGAAAAAGTCGGTTTACCCCCTCAAATTCTGGAAGCACAAGCAGCTAAAGTCAAAGCGGCTGAATTATGCGAAACCCTCAAACAGCACCGCCAACGCCACCACCTCACCCAAACCGAATTGGCCGACAAAGTGGGTATGCAAAAGGAGTTTATCAGCCGTATCGAAAACGGCAAAGTAGACGTACAACTTTCTACTTTCCTGAAAATAATTGAGAGCTTGGGGTTAAAGGTAATGGTGACGGAGTAA
- a CDS encoding DUF6934 family protein, with translation MNQERYEFETDPTATVYEFESVGKRGIFKKRITFQLIQQPNVYNLGFGDINLLTNQIDDLAVTNNGDSQKVLITVANAVLNFTRLYPEAAIFATGSTPARTRLYQIGITNNLNEITENFEVWGYSNEHWSMFKINIAYEAFLVKRKQ, from the coding sequence ATGAATCAGGAACGCTATGAGTTTGAAACCGACCCTACCGCAACTGTTTACGAGTTTGAAAGCGTGGGTAAAAGAGGGATTTTTAAAAAGCGAATTACTTTTCAGTTGATTCAACAACCCAATGTGTACAATTTAGGGTTTGGGGATATTAATCTACTTACAAATCAGATTGACGATTTGGCTGTAACTAACAACGGAGATAGCCAAAAAGTATTGATAACGGTAGCTAACGCGGTGTTAAATTTTACGCGGCTGTATCCCGAAGCGGCAATATTTGCCACAGGCAGCACCCCTGCCCGAACGAGACTGTATCAAATAGGCATTACTAACAACCTCAACGAGATAACCGAGAACTTTGAGGTTTGGGGCTATTCAAACGAACATTGGAGCATGTTTAAAATCAATATTGCCTACGAAGCATTTTTAGTAAAACGAAAACAATAA
- a CDS encoding TIGR04283 family arsenosugar biosynthesis glycosyltransferase — protein MRISVIIPTFNEEKNIGPLVEYLRNEGGDALQEIIVADGGSHDKTVETAQGAGAVVVISPQKSRAAQMNCGASLATADLLYFVHADARPPRGFAADIQAAIAEGYASGCYRFRFDSDKTILKLNNYLTHLNILTARGGDQTLFMTRPLFEELHGFDEYYVIMEEYDLLRRLWNKNRKLFKIIPKDVFVSARKYDTNSWARVQLANLVAMTLFRCGTHPARIADTYRKLLNYR, from the coding sequence ATGCGCATCTCTGTCATCATACCCACCTTTAACGAAGAAAAAAACATTGGCCCGCTGGTAGAATACCTGCGCAACGAAGGCGGTGATGCCTTGCAGGAGATCATTGTAGCCGACGGAGGCAGCCACGATAAAACGGTCGAGACTGCCCAAGGAGCAGGGGCTGTCGTCGTGATTTCTCCCCAAAAAAGCCGTGCAGCCCAGATGAACTGCGGAGCATCTCTGGCCACCGCCGATCTCCTGTACTTCGTTCATGCCGATGCCCGTCCGCCACGGGGTTTTGCCGCCGATATACAGGCAGCCATTGCCGAAGGTTACGCTTCGGGATGCTACCGGTTTCGGTTCGATTCCGACAAAACGATCCTTAAACTCAACAATTACCTTACCCATTTGAATATTCTGACAGCCCGCGGCGGCGACCAGACCCTGTTCATGACGCGCCCGTTGTTTGAAGAACTCCATGGTTTTGATGAGTATTATGTCATCATGGAAGAATACGACCTGCTGCGTCGGCTGTGGAATAAAAACCGAAAATTATTCAAAATTATCCCAAAAGATGTTTTTGTTTCGGCCCGCAAATACGATACCAACAGCTGGGCGCGCGTCCAACTGGCCAATCTGGTCGCCATGACGCTGTTTCGGTGCGGCACCCACCCCGCCCGCATCGCCGATACCTACCGAAAACTGCTCAATTACCGATGA